The genomic DNA NNNNNNNNNNNNNNNNNNNNNNNNNNNNNNNNNNNNNNNNNNNNNNNNNNNNNNNNNNNNNNNNNNNNNNNNNNNNNNNNNNNNNNNNNNNNNNNNNNNNNNNNNNNNNNNNNNNNNNNNNNNNNNNNNNNNNNNNNNNNNNNNNNNNNNNNNNNNNNNNNNNNNNNNNNNNNNNNNNNNNNNNNNNNNNNNNNNNNNNNNNNNNNNNNNNNNNNNNNNNNNNNNNNNNNNNNNNNNNNNNNNNNNNNNNNNNNNNNNNNNNNNNNNNNNNNNNNNNNNNNNNNNNNNNNNNNNNNNNNNNNNNNNNNNNNNNNNNNNNNNNNNNNNNNNNNNNNNNNNNNNNNNNNNNNNNNNNNNNNNNNNNNNNNNNNNNNNNNNNNNNNNNNNNNNNNNNNNNNNNNNNNNNNNNNNNNNNNNNNNNNNNNNNNNNNNNNNNNNNNNNNNNNNNNNNNNNNNNNNNNNNNNNNNNNNNNNNNNNNNNNNNNNNNNNNNNNNNNNNNNNNNNNNNNNNNNNNNNNNNNNNNNNNNNNNNNNNNNNNNNNNNNNNNNNNNNNNNNNNNNNNNNNNNNNNNNNNNNNNNNNNNNNNNNNNNNNNNNNNNNNNNNNNNNNNNNNNNNNNNNNNNNNNNNNNNNNNNNNNNNNNNNNNNNNNNNNNNNNNNNNNNNNNNNNNNNNNNNNNNNNNNNNNNNNNNNNNNNNNNNNNNNNNNNNNNNNNNNNNNNNNNNNNNNNNNNNNNNNNNNNNNNNNNTTATGCTTCGGAGAGGTTGACGTGGGATTAGGGGATTTTATGGTTCTGCTCATATGTAACGTCACGTCTCTCTGCCTGTAGATTCGGTTCCACGTTTCTTCCTTATAATCATTTTTacttcattattattattcgaTTAACATTGTTCTAattagattcttcttcttttcttccatAAAGTAAAATCCTCTTAGATGACGACGACATTTTGGAGAGTGACTTTTAACTCTTTGGTGTTTAAAACATAACAAGGTTTTTTACAAATCAATTATTTGGTTTCACCatataacacacaaaaaaaaaatcattaatttaaaagttacaAGAATCGTTAATCAACAACATTGTTGAAGAGCATAAACGATGTCAAATCTTCAAACTAAGCTTTCATCATAAGAGACTTCCTCGTGGTGGGTTTCATCAACCTTTTTATGGACAAGAACTTGGTCCGTGTTATGTCCATGGCTGCCAAAATTTAGGTCAGGATAGTTTCTATGGTTCAAAGAATGCAACCAAAGAGCCATATTTCCATATTTTCGCTCTGTAGCGCCgatatgagaatatatatgCTTTAATTTGAatgcttcagcttcttctttgaATGCTTCCATTGACACTTCCTCGTGACTgtcttcaaaatttttgttataaGACGTGAAGAAGCATTCATCAAGGTAGAGTCCAGCTTCAGGGGCCATTGGTACAGTTATATCCACATCCCTGTTACGAACAATTTCAAACTGAGCATCAAAACAACCATAACTATAGACACGGGCAagctttaaaaagaaaagaagaaggaagcttaCTTGCTGAAAGCAGTCTGGACAAGTGATTCAGAAGCACAATTCCTCATGATTGCAACAGCAAGACCCATCATCTTTCGAATCTGATGAAGCATGAAGCTTTTGCCCAAGACTTTACACTTGATAAATTCAATCCCATCAAGATTAATGACAGTATTAGCAGTAAAGGAGATGATGTGACGATACGCAGCCGGATCATCTGCTTTCATTCTTGTAGTAAAGTTATGAAAATTATATGATCCAACATAACAACTCAGTATTCTATTGAACCTTTCCTTCTCCTTTTCCCCGTAACAAAACTTGCTCTTTGCCTCAGTGATTTTGATATTCTCTGATGAACTTGTATTCAGTTTACAACTGTCTTCTTGTATCCTAGCTACTTGAACATCAACTGAGCTTAAGCTAGCTAAATCAGAACTCAAAGCTTCGATCTTGACGTCAGTTCTTAATGCACTAGACTTGTTCGACAAAATGTCTGACTGAACAGTCAATGATTTTGTAACAAAGTTTGTTCCTTTCCCATTGCCCACAATATCTGGAACCTTACGACCTCTCTCTGAGCACGCAATACACTTAACATAAACCTCTCCGGAACCTAAACTAGCCATTACCGCTTCTCTATCACGATGCGAG from Camelina sativa cultivar DH55 chromosome 7, Cs, whole genome shotgun sequence includes the following:
- the LOC104702367 gene encoding tRNA pseudouridine synthase A, mitochondrial-like, which gives rise to MLTEDETDLYRGGGGGKEPQKVAIVFAFCGVGYQGMQKNPGAKTIEGELEEALFHAGAVPESIRGKPKLYDFARSARTDKGVSAVGQVVSGRFSVDPPGFVDRLNSNLPNQIRIFGYKHVTPSFSSKKFCDRRRYVYLLPVFALDPISHRDREAVMASLGSGEVYVKCIACSERGRKVPDIVGNGKGTNFVTKSLTVQSDILSNKSSALRTDVKIEALSSDLASLSSVDVQVARIQEDSCKLNTSSSENIKITEAKSKFCYGEKEKERFNRILSCYVGSYNFHNFTTRMKADDPAAYRHIISFTANTVINLDGIEFIKCKVLGKSFMLHQIRKMMGLAVAIMRNCASESLVQTAFSKDVDITVPMAPEAGLYLDECFFTSYNKNFEDSHEEVSMEAFKEEAEAFKLKHIYSHIGATERKYGNMALWLHSLNHRNYPDLNFGSHGHNTDQVLVHKKVDETHHEEVSYDESLV